ATTTGTCAATGCATCGCTGTGCAGTGCAGCAGATTATTACAACTATGTTATAATATCTTAAAATGCAATATCTCAACAAGCTGGTCCACTCCTTGAGTTAAAGGTTGGATATTTCTCTGCGTGTGATGATATCATCGGCCCACGCTCTGCCGTGTTCCttttaaatgtgtctttgtgtcattAAGGCACTATTTGGTCCAAATCACTCCTGTATTGCTGTGTTGAGCAAAGAGTACAAGCAGCAGTTCAGTAGCTGTGCTCGGCTGCAGCAAAGTTACAGAGAGGGAAAACACATGTACTGATGTTACCGTGGATACAGTCCACAGCACCCGTAGGTAACAGAAACTATCTATATGTAACATTTCTGTATGAATGAGGATCAGTGCCGTGATGGTTCTCCCTATGCCTCCTGCGGGGCGGTTGGGATAAACCAGTAGCATTAGGTAAGAATAAACCGGGGCGTTGCCAGTCTTATCAGACGGGTCCTAAAGTGTTGAGATACCGTGTTATCATGGGATGATTGTGGAGGATGTTTTTATTGGGACCCAGTCACGGATcactaaacaataaaaacacgtcTACTGTTTTTACTTACCCAACATCATTTATAGTGAATATGATGCCTTATTTCCATTAGGCTTTGATCGGGTGCATTGGTTTAGATTTAAGGGAGACCCTGTTAAAAGCCaaataaataatcttttttttcgtttactagcaaaaaaacaaattatgtAAATAATGCTGTAGGGCTTTGGTTTCAAGCTTTTGATTATATCAATTCTCATGAACTTGAAGTCTGTAGAAATGGCCCAAATTTCCTGCTGGTTGctctaaaaaaagattttaatcgAAATTCTTGAGTTATGTCCAAGGACTTTCCTTGTGAGGTCGAAGAGACCGCAAATGCACATTTGTGGTAAGTATGAAGAGATCCGGTCAGAGCGCTCCCGAGATATCACAAGAATGGGACAGACATGAGATcacattgacctttgacctctaaaaaacaaattggttTATCCTTGAGTTGGTTtttatacaacaacaaaaaatggaaTTTGTCAGAGGCTTAACGTGGACTTCTGTTGATGTTCTACTGTTTTTTCACTACAGTTCTCTATTTACTCCTTCAGGGGGCTTCTTGATTCCATATTTGATCATGCTGGTTCTGGAGGGTATCCCCTTATTCTACTTGGAGCTTGCCATTGGTCAGAAGATGAGCCTGGGCAGCATCGGGGCGTGGACGGCCATCAGCCCGTACTTGGGGGGAGTAGGTAAGTTCCTGTGCTGACTGACCGATGCAGGTTTTGGGACAGAAACCACTGCATTCAGACACGGGGCTGATGGGGCAGCGCCCCCGCCTGTCTGATGGAGAACAGCCTGTTGGATTGGCAGTGGTGAAAAGCCAACACGTCGAACCGTCTCTCATAGGACAGAAAAGACGACGGAATGCTTCACACAATATTTGAGGCATTACTTTTCGACACAATTCTGGCAATTAGACCTTTGCGGGCGTCGCTCATTGCATTTGGACACAGAGCTTGTAACTGACATGGAAGACTTACTGGTTAATTGGTGCTtgtggaaaaagtgaaatgtcaaAAAAGTGTTGTCCTTTTTCATGATTTGAAATTTTTCTTGTATGATTTTCTCGGTTTAGGTTTCGCTAGTGTTGTGACGTCCCTGTATCTGTGTCTCTATTACAACGTCATCAATGCATGGAGCTTCTGGTACctctttcattcatttcaagtGAGCTGCTAACTAACAAACTTCTGTAAATGATGTCAGTAGCCAatattatacatacatatatttaaacTTTTGTATAGCGCTTGGGCAGTAAGCTAACGTTCCTATACTGTTCTCTGTTCTCTCCCATCTCAGTCGGTCCTGCCCTGGGCAGAGTGCCCCCTCAACTCCAATCAGACGGGACCGTTAGAGGAGTGTGAGAAGGGTACACCCACCCAGTACTTCTTCTACAGGGAGACGCTGAACATCTCTCCTTCAATTGAGGAGAACGGAGGCATTCATACAGGCCAGGCAATGTGCCTCGTGCTGGCCTGGGTGCTTACCTACCTGTTCATTGTCCGAGGAGTGAAGTCAACGGGAAAGGTAAGAGTCCTGTAGGTCCCTCCGATTGGGAATATTGAAAGCATAAACACTGAGAGGTATTTCTTTTTGTGCGTGGTTCAGATCTAGTAAGCCAATTGTGACTGAGAACCTTTACGATATTGGAAAAATGAATTCATCCAATgataaaaacccaaacaaacccaTTCGTACTACACCAAATTGGGTGCTCGTCCCCGATCTGGACAGCATCAGCTGCCTGTTCATAGATATGTTTTCGGCCATATGAATGATCTTTGCCCATGCAATCAGAAACAATAAAAGGAAATGACAATTGTTAAACATACAGACCAAACTGGACCAAACTGAAAAATTGCACTTTAAACGATTGTGTAGCATACGGTATATTGAGGGGTAATAGTGGGGTATATGATGACGGTGTCCAAAAGCCTCCTCTTTTTCCAACGTATTCACCACCACATTTGAACTCTGACCCTAAATGTTTGTCTCCATCCGTAGGTGGTGTATTTCACAGCCTTATTTCCATACGTGGTCCTCTTTATTTACCTTGTTCGGGGCTTCACTCTCCATGGTGCCGTCAACGGTGTTGTATACATGTTCACACCAAAGGTACGGCTGTGTTGTGCTTTGTGACAGTTGTGAGATGTTTTGCCCccgtatttgtatgtgtgtggttgCAGCTGAGCTcgtctgtgcgtctgtctgcTTTCAGTTGGAACAGCTCGCCAACCCCACCACGTGGATCAACGCGGCCACTCAGATCTTCTTCTCGCTGGGCCTGGGCTTCGGGACGCTCATAGCGTTTGCCAGCTACAACCAGTACCACAACAACTTTGAGCGCCAAGCCGTCATTGTTTCCCTCATCAACTGCGGGACCTCCATCTTCGCCAGCATTGTCACCTTCGCCATCTACGGGTTCAAGGCCACCGTCAACTACGAGAACTGCTTggacaggtgtgtgcgtgtgtgtctgtgggtgtgtgtttagCTGACTTGTATGTGCCAGTTCACGCTTCcaactgtgtgcatgtgtgcccCTTaactgtgtgcgcgtgcgcgtgtgtgtaaaCTGTAGCTTGAGTTCATCTAATGgtttcttttttagtttttcattttttttcaattttttattgATGCAattaaaattcatatttttcttaTGTATGTGGGTTCGTTGTATGCCAGAGAGAACGGGTTCTTCTGGATGAGGTGTTAAAGATGTGGAGTGCCTTGCTCAAGTTCCAGAGGCGCTTTGAGCTGTGCTTGGACACCTAATAGAATAAGGGTCTGGTTTTGGCCGTGGACTTCCTTCCAAGGCGGCTCCTCACAATAAACCTGTGGAAGGGGCTGAGTTCTGAGGTCCAACTCTTGTGCTCCTGCTGGGTCACTCGAGGGAAATGGTCATTCTCTTCTTTTGAGCAGCTGCTGTGTTAATGTGTACGAACCCAAACACGTTTGCTATAAAggtagcgcccccccccccccccccctcaccccctccctccctctctctcccctgtgccattctgcttctttcttcttttccatgTCCTTTCCCCTTTGGTTTTTGCCTGAAAACTACCGCATGCGGGTTTCAAAGCTCATGATGCCGGTGACGGACATGTGGTAGGATCTCCTTCTCGGCGCCGTAGCTGACAGTGAGTGTGGTCACTCTGAAGCCACCTGTCAGTGTCTCCCTGTTAGTCATTGTTGACTGATGGCCAGCTGGAGGTTATTTAAAGCGCCAATTGGAGGTTCTGGGCACTGTGAGATGACATGACTCGTCATGTAAcagccttttttccctcttccagGACTCGTTTACTACTGCTGAATACGTTTGATCTTGCAGAGGACAGCATCAATATAGACAGCGTCTTTGAGTGGATCGAGAGGCTGAACACAACATTCCCAGAGCAGTTTGCTGCAATTGCCCACAAACTGGAAGGCTGCGACCTGGAGAACGAACTAGACACCGTACGTACCCCTCCGCTTCAAATCATCAAGTCATTTGTACATATCCTTAACTCTGAAAACATTTTGTGCTTATGGCaagttgtgtgtttaaaaaccGCAACCACTGTGATGGAAAGACTGGTATTAAATCCTAAATATGTATATTCACTTAACAAACTAACCAACCGATTCGTCCCAGTGGTCAAAATGTAACGTAGCTACAAGACCCGTGTGCTAAGTGAAGATCTCATCCGCTCTGCTTTGCAAACCAAAAGCAATGTGAACGTGGCCTGTTCTTCTCTGTCCCGCGTCGGCTCCAGGCGGTGGAGGGGACGGGTCTGGCCTTCATCGTGTACAGCGAGGCCATCAAGAACATGCCAGTGTCCCAGCTGTGGTCGGTGCTGTACTTCATCATGCTCCTGCTGCTGGGAATGGGAAGCATGCTGGGCAACGTCACCGCCATCATCACGCCGCTGCGGGACTTCAAGTGTGTGTCCAACATCAGCGACGAGTTGTTAAACGGTGAGACCCGGGTTGATGGAAAATGCCTGCGATCATTGATGCGTTAATGTAATCATCACTTTAAAGTTGCAGCTGCTAAACGTGGAGCTAACATGAAGCTGTATACTTTATCGGCAGTGTAGTTTGGCAATTTTTTCCTATCTTTCCCTACAATAATACGTCATTATGTTTTATAATAACAATCACAAGGTATAATATCTGTATGTGTGCGGTTCGCTTGCAGGTCTAGTGTGTGTCTTCTGCCTGCTGCTCGGCCTGGGCTTCACCACCACCTCGGGGAATTACTGGTTCACCATGTTCAACGACTACGGAGCCAACTTCTCCCTGCTCTTCATCGTCCTCATCGAGGTCATAGCCGTCAGTTACATCTATGGGAttaaaaggtttgtgtgtgtttgtgttcagatgTACGATCATTATGGTATTCGTAAAATTAGGTACAATAAATATTCGTAGGTGTACAATGATGATTGCACAAGACACACGATCAACAGACATTCGTGCGTAATTTGACGATTCTGTGACGCTCACATTAAGTCTGAACCGtctctttttaatttatttcagggcagaaaaagaaaaagttggcCGGGTTTAGTGTTAATCAGCTCAAGGCCTTATCGGTTTCCATGCTGACTACTAAAACGCTTTCATTCCGGTTTTATAACAGCGCGCTGTTATAAAAGTTGTCAGCATTTATAGATAAATCACCCCTTCCACGCATCAAGCTACGCCGGTTTAAAGCGGGTAGATTTGTAGCATTGCCAGAAAGACAACTTACGAGTTTTTTGTTGAATTACACATTTACACCGATCTCCTTCCTTTTATGACTTGTGTACAATAGTTATTCTCAAAATACGCCGTTCTTAAGCCTCTGGTGAGATAAACATTTCCCATCTGGAGACTCCGAGGAAAACGCACATTTGTGTGCCTTCAGTTCCGCTTCTGGGCCTGATTCTTCGGTGTCATTTGAACACGTTATCTACTCCTTATAGGTTTGAAAAAGATATTGAAGACATGCTGGGTCATCGTCCCAACTGGTACTGGAAGATCATGTGGGGGGGCATCAGTCCCCTTCTCCTGATCACCCTCTTCATCGTCTACATAGTCAACTACATCCGAGGAGGGACCCCCACCTACCAAGCGTGGGACAAAGAGCTGGTGAGATGAACCTTTCTCCTGCTCCTTTCCTCACTCCTGACTTCGTACGAGTTCCAGAAAAGGGAGAACAGGTAACGGCGCCTGtgtgacgtgttccgtgtcccgcTGGTCTCCTCAGGGCAAGTCAGTGGTGATGGAGTATCCCGTCTTCGCTCAAGTCTTCATCGGGCTCCTGCTGGCGTCGTCCATCAGCTGTATCCCGCTCACGGCTCTCTACGTCTACTGCAGGAAGAGGAAACACGGACGCCGCCGCGAGACGCCGCCCACCGTCAACACGTTGTCTACTTAGTGAGCAGATGgtaaaccgggggggggggcatcacccTCCGTGGTAGACAGGTGAATATATGGCTGTACAGCTTCCATCAGTATTAAAGTCAAACTTCTGAGCCCGATTCCAATCAATACTTTAAAAGAGTCGTTGTATTTACATCAGATTACAGTTTGTTTGATTGCCAATGGTAACGTTTAGAGCAAATGTAGTACAGTGTTTCATGTTTGATAAAAAGTCAGTGAATGTAGGACGCTATGTGGCTCACTGTGtgggttgtgtgtgttattctttTTTCCCATGTCTTATACTGCAAAAATATCTTAAATCAAGTTGTTTCCCATTCAGCCACAGATATTACTGACCAAATGGAGCTAATTCAGAGTCACTTGGAGCTCGTTTGTAGTGACGCTGACTCCCAAACACGTCCAGCGATAACATCAAAGAATGTTCAGCCCTCCTTCCACTAGTAACCTTCCCTTTTTACAAGTGAGTCGTTTGGAGGATCGGGACGTTTTTATTACTATTACCAAAATATTGCACTTTTTAAAACTAAGCGCTCAAATATTATCAGTTCACGCTGCACAGTTTGAAActccaaaacttattttgaaaccGGTTTTGTCAACTAATAATATCTTGTAGCAGGTTTTCTGCTGATTTATACATCTGCTTCAATGTAAGGCGGTTAAACAAAGTGTCTGTTTTTTCTACACATTTACTACTTTTGCAGAAGTGGTCTTGACAGTGCTGGATATGCTGTGATGCATTATCTTTAATGTGTGTGGAACACAAAGTCAAGcttaattaaatatttgtctTGCACAGCCTCacatatgtaaaatgtgtacaTAGTGTAGATACGTGTGACATCTAATGATGAAATGCATTTATgaactttttcttctttttgtgttaTTGACTAAATTAGATGTTTGTACCAGTCTGTCATAAACAAGGAAATAACATGTTTGATGTCAATTCAAATCAAGAGTTTCCTTAACAtattacaagtaatgagtagaATCCtaatcatttgtttatttttctgcacttcattttcatgttgGATGGCAGAAGACgcattttttattaaagacaAATGTTCAGTAATAGacttactctgtgtgtgtgtgtgtgtgtgtgtgtgtgtgtgtgtgtgtgtgtgtgtgtgtgtgtgtgtgtgtgtgtgtgtgtcattgtacAGTGGCTTGCATAAGTATTCATCCCACATGGATGTTTTacccttttttttgctttcagacATGAAATCGTAATCATtataatttatcttttttacatgaatttgtaaaataaaaaaaagcttctttaatgtcaaagtgaaaacagaTTTTTACAAACcgattttaattaaaaaaaaattaaaaagcgtTTTGGCTTTAAAGTGACTGACCTTATTAAACAGAGGTCCAGCAGTGTGACACATAGTGAATAATGAGATCACCTGAGTGCAGTGGATGTGTGTCAAGTGATTCTAGTATAAAAACCGTGTCTGGGAGGTCCAGTCTCTGGTTCATCTGTATTCCTGCTAAAATTGCCTCGTGAAGACAAAACCTTCCAACCAACTAAAAAAAATATCATTAAAAAGTCAGGAGACATCCAGCAAAAGTTCCACAGAAATGGTTGTCCTGCACTGGCGTGTTCGGGGAGTGGCACGGGCCACCCCTGAAATCTGATTGGCCACCCCAAGTGCCACCCCAATATCTTAAAATATGATTGGCTATATGCCCAGTCAGAGGCGGGCCACGGCACCGAACGTAAACTGCACTCTTGTTTAGAGTTGCAGTTCAGTGTTAGTAAGTGAAGTAGACATGGGTTGTGGATACAAGAATGGTAAATTAATGCTATGCCGACACCTGTCCTGGAGCAgccatatatgtatacata
This genomic stretch from Gasterosteus aculeatus chromosome 20, fGasAcu3.hap1.1, whole genome shotgun sequence harbors:
- the slc6a20 gene encoding sodium- and chloride-dependent transporter XTRP3; translation: MGKEARPNWDNPVQFILACVSYAVGLGNVWRFPYLCQMHGGGGFLIPYLIMLVLEGIPLFYLELAIGQKMSLGSIGAWTAISPYLGGVGFASVVTSLYLCLYYNVINAWSFWYLFHSFQSVLPWAECPLNSNQTGPLEECEKGTPTQYFFYRETLNISPSIEENGGIHTGQAMCLVLAWVLTYLFIVRGVKSTGKVVYFTALFPYVVLFIYLVRGFTLHGAVNGVVYMFTPKLEQLANPTTWINAATQIFFSLGLGFGTLIAFASYNQYHNNFERQAVIVSLINCGTSIFASIVTFAIYGFKATVNYENCLDRTRLLLLNTFDLAEDSINIDSVFEWIERLNTTFPEQFAAIAHKLEGCDLENELDTAVEGTGLAFIVYSEAIKNMPVSQLWSVLYFIMLLLLGMGSMLGNVTAIITPLRDFKCVSNISDELLNGLVCVFCLLLGLGFTTTSGNYWFTMFNDYGANFSLLFIVLIEVIAVSYIYGIKRFEKDIEDMLGHRPNWYWKIMWGGISPLLLITLFIVYIVNYIRGGTPTYQAWDKELGKSVVMEYPVFAQVFIGLLLASSISCIPLTALYVYCRKRKHGRRRETPPTVNTLST